The DNA sequence GGACGTCTGTCTCACCCGCGCGGCCGTCGACCGGCTGCGGCCGCAGCTGAGACACAGTTCCGCGCTCCGGGTGCGGCCCGGGGCGTCGTGGATCACGGTGCTGCTCGACTGCGACATGGACATCGCGCTCCTGCTCACGCTCGTCAGCGTCGGGCTCAAGGCGCACGACGACGCGCTGGCGGTGGTCATCGGCGAGGGGCAGCGGGGCCCGGCGGCCGACTGCCCCTCTCCCCCGTGCGACTGGGAGGTCCGCGCCAAGCCCGTGGCCCACGCCCCGCTCGCGACGGCGGCGCCCCCGCCGTCCACGGAGGTCCGCCGCGGCCTGCGCGCGACGTGGAAGGCCGTCGGACGGCTCATCCCGCACGGCCACTGAGCCGCGCGGCAGGGGGTGCGGGGCGCCGGGGCTACGCGGTCCCCTTCTCCGCCCGCCACGCGGGCGCGAGCACCGACCAGATCTCTTCGTCGTACCGCACGCCCCGGTACAGGTAGCTCTCCTTGAGCACGCCGTCGCGCGTCATGCCGAGCCGCTTCGCCACGGCGATGCTCGGCGCGTTGCCCGACGAGACCCACCACTCCACGCGGTGGATGCCGCGCTCCTCGACGGCCCAGTCGATCAGGGCGCGCGCCGCTCGGGTGACCAGGCCCCTGCCCGCCGCCTCCGGCTCCAGCCAGCAGCCCGCCTCCGCGGTGCCCTGCCCGATGTCCATCCGGCGCAGGATGACGGCGCCGACGAGCCTGCCGTCCCAGTGGATGCCGCAGATCCGCCCGGCGTCGGCGGCGGCCTTGTCCGCGTACGCCTGGAGGTAGGCCCGGCTCGACGCCAGGTCGGTGATGACGTCCGGCAGGCCGTTGTGCCGCCCGATGAACTCCCGCCCCCGGTCCACGTGCGCGAGGAACTCCTCGGCCTGCCACGGCTCCAGCGGCCGCAGCTCCGCACCGTCGTCACCCAGGGATATCGCGTACATCGTCACCTTCCGCCTACTTGACCGGTCGGGGCGCCGCGAGGAGCGCGAGGTCCACCGCGTCCGCGAGGACCCGGAAGCCCTCGTCGTTGACGTGCAGGCCGTCGCCGCTGCCCAGGTCCGGGTGGATGCGTTCCGGGTCCTGCGGGTCGGCGACGGCGGCCGCGGTGTCGACGTAGGCGTCGAAAGGGCTGTCCGCGCCGCGGATCCAGGCGTTGACCCGGTGGGCGACGGCCTGGCCCGCCGGGCTGTCGTAGCCGTCGAAGATCGTGCCC is a window from the Streptomyces spectabilis genome containing:
- a CDS encoding luciferase family protein, giving the protein MTAAQRAMTQLESWPNLVSGSPRCAVGRSFGTPGTPARAGYELIHFHCDDAADVCLTRAAVDRLRPQLRHSSALRVRPGASWITVLLDCDMDIALLLTLVSVGLKAHDDALAVVIGEGQRGPAADCPSPPCDWEVRAKPVAHAPLATAAPPPSTEVRRGLRATWKAVGRLIPHGH
- a CDS encoding GNAT family N-acetyltransferase; this encodes MYAISLGDDGAELRPLEPWQAEEFLAHVDRGREFIGRHNGLPDVITDLASSRAYLQAYADKAAADAGRICGIHWDGRLVGAVILRRMDIGQGTAEAGCWLEPEAAGRGLVTRAARALIDWAVEERGIHRVEWWVSSGNAPSIAVAKRLGMTRDGVLKESYLYRGVRYDEEIWSVLAPAWRAEKGTA